The Ignavibacteriales bacterium DNA window GTGCTGAAGCAATTATCATTTCCATGTCAAGCACGCGGTCAAGTTTCCACCAAAGATTTTTTAGAACGTTCTGAAAATTATCAAACTTGCCTTTAAGCGGTAAACCTTTAGCAAGTCGGGAATAAATGTGATCATGGAAGTTTACTAATGGAATTGTTACTACTCTTCCATATGCATTGAAAGAATCCTTATTAACCTTATCGGGATTTTTCATATAAATATGAAAATATTTAGGACGAATTTTAGAGATCTTTCCACCGCTTATTATTATGTCGCCAAAGAATGGAATTATCTCGTTTTCTACAATTGTACAAATCCAAGCATTTTCGATTGTTAGATTTTTTGTTTTCATTTTTTATCCAATAAGATTCTATTCTGTTAATCCAACTTGTTTGTTAAAATCATCAATTAGTTTATCCCACACAGGAACAATGGCAAATTTTTCCTCCCAATAATTTTCATCATACCATTGAGCGTTTAGTTCTTCAACTGATTTACCCTGCTGTTCTACCCATGTAAAATATTTTAGATTGTGAATCCGTTTCTTATCGTAATAGTTCAATTCACTGAAATAGTCAATCGTTTGTTTCTTGATCACTGAAGTCCAATCAACTTCACTTTGATGCTCGGAATATTTTCCCCATTCTTGATTCATTTCTTCCAAACGTGAGTTGTACATTTCTTTTGAATCGGTGAAGATCGTAAAAATGACATCGTTCTCGTTCATCTCGTAATACTTTGCAAGCTTAATTGAACTAAGCATATTGCTGACCGAAGAAATTCCAAGCCAGGAAAGTTTTTCAATAACATCATCCTTCACACCATTAGCTATCAACCATCTTTTCCCTTCCGGTTCATTGAACAATCTTAAAATTCTTAACGGATCTTCATCATCAATTGCGCATACAGCGTCTGTGTTTTTAACATTGTGAATCCATGGTATATGTTTATCGCCAATCCCTTCAATCCTATGCGCACCGTAGCCATTCATCAAAAGTGTTGGGCACTGCAATGCTTCAGCGGCTAATACTTTTAGTAATGGAAATTTTTCACGCAGATAATCGCCTGCACCAATCGTCCCTGCAGATCCAGTTGCACTTACATATCCGCTTACTCTTTGATTTTCTTTTTTAATTTGATTAAAAAGTTTTTCGATTGTTGAACCGGTAACAGTGTAATGCCAGATTGTATTTCCAAATTGATCGAACTGGTTGAAGATTACATATTCATCACTCTTACTTTCTAACTCATGACATTTATCATAAATTTCTTTTACATTACTTTCGCAGCCTGGGGTTGCATAAATTTCGGCGCCCATATTTTTAAGCCAGCTAAATCTTTCTTTACTCATCTCTTCGGGAAGAATTGCAACACCGTGAACTGATAACAAACGCGAATTAAAAACTCCGCCACGGCAGTAATTTCCCGTTGAGGGCCAAACAGCTTTATGATATTCAGGATTAAATCTTCCTGTTATCAAATAAGGAACAAGACAACCGTACGAAGCACCGACTTTGTGTGCGCCGGTGGGGAAGAATTTACCGACCAGACCAATGATACGTGCTTTAATTCCTGTGATCGCTTGCGGTATTTCTAAAAAATTTATTCCGCCGATTTTTCCTGTTGTAGAATCGTTCTGCCAATTGATACGAAATAAATTTAACGGATCTGTATCCTGCATTCCGACTTTAGGAAGCTTATCTTGAATTTTTTGAGGAATGGTTTCCGGATTTTTCATTTCGCTGAATTTCGGAAGAATTATTTTTTGTTTCTTACATCGTTCAATCGTCTTTTTTAGAAATTCTTTATTTTCAATTTGCCATGACCAATTGTTCATCCTTTCTCCTGATGTTTTGGTGTATTGTATAATGTAAGCAAAACTTTTTCCGGTGTAAGCGGCGCTGAGAAATTCATTTCAAGATTTGGTTTGAATGCTCTCATTGCATTCATCAATGCAAAATAAACGCCAATACCATACATTAATGGCGGTTCACCGATTGCCTTGGAATTATTCGGTCCGAATGGATTAGATACATTTTCCAGAAAATGAATTTTCATTTCTTTCGGAACAGCATGTATATCAGGTATTTTATATGTTGATAGCGCATCCGTCAATAGTTTTCCTTCACTGTTCCATTTCAATTCTTCCATAGTCATCCAACCGATTCCTTGTACGATTCCTCCTTCGGCCTGACCCAAATCTATTGTCTTGTTAATCGTATCACCGAAATCATGAACCACTTTAACCGAATCAACTTCATAAATACCTCTTAAACAATCCAACGTTACTTCAACAATTGCAACACCGTATGAATGATAAGCGAACGGTTCACCTTTATTTATTTTAGTGTCGAAATAAATATTTGGCGTTGAATGATGTGCTTGAGCAGTTAAACTAATTCGTTTTCTGTATGCTATGCTTACAAGTTTTATAAAATTCAGTTCGGTTTTATTGTTCTTATAAAAAATAATTTCATCTTTAAGAAGTATACGGGAAGATCTTTTCACTTTTAGTTCATCGGTGGCGACTTTCTTTAGACGACTTATTAAAATCTTGCAAGCATCTATA harbors:
- a CDS encoding pyridoxal-phosphate dependent enzyme gives rise to the protein MNNWSWQIENKEFLKKTIERCKKQKIILPKFSEMKNPETIPQKIQDKLPKVGMQDTDPLNLFRINWQNDSTTGKIGGINFLEIPQAITGIKARIIGLVGKFFPTGAHKVGASYGCLVPYLITGRFNPEYHKAVWPSTGNYCRGGVFNSRLLSVHGVAILPEEMSKERFSWLKNMGAEIYATPGCESNVKEIYDKCHELESKSDEYVIFNQFDQFGNTIWHYTVTGSTIEKLFNQIKKENQRVSGYVSATGSAGTIGAGDYLREKFPLLKVLAAEALQCPTLLMNGYGAHRIEGIGDKHIPWIHNVKNTDAVCAIDDEDPLRILRLFNEPEGKRWLIANGVKDDVIEKLSWLGISSVSNMLSSIKLAKYYEMNENDVIFTIFTDSKEMYNSRLEEMNQEWGKYSEHQSEVDWTSVIKKQTIDYFSELNYYDKKRIHNLKYFTWVEQQGKSVEELNAQWYDENYWEEKFAIVPVWDKLIDDFNKQVGLTE